A window from Streptomyces subrutilus encodes these proteins:
- a CDS encoding HAD-IIIC family phosphatase, producing MVWDLDNTLWAGTLLEDGEVVLSDAVREVIAALDERGILQAVASKNDHDHAWERLEKLGVSEYFVLPHIGWGPKSQSVRSIAEHLNFAHSTIAFIDDQPAERAEVNHHLPEVRCYPAEQVAELTGLPEFSPVTTADSRRRREMYQSGFRREAAREEYGGADEEFLRTLGLVMTIGRAAEADLARVEELTLRTSQMNATGVHYGDERLRELLADPGHEVLVISLRDRFGDHGAVGIVLLERRPGLWHLKLLATSCRVVSFGAGTVILRWLIGQAAASGVHLSADFRRTERNRMMEVAYRFAGFTGSDCGCLAEQAALAARPGSGREDIELLHIEPAPQELPTTMRVDAPDLAVPAAVEAPRG from the coding sequence CTGGTCTGGGACCTGGACAACACCCTGTGGGCCGGCACGCTGCTGGAGGACGGCGAGGTCGTGCTGTCCGACGCGGTGCGCGAGGTCATCGCCGCCCTCGACGAGCGCGGCATCCTCCAGGCCGTGGCCAGCAAGAACGACCACGACCACGCCTGGGAGCGGCTGGAGAAGCTCGGGGTCAGCGAGTACTTCGTCCTCCCGCACATCGGCTGGGGCCCCAAGTCGCAGTCCGTGCGCAGCATCGCCGAGCACCTGAACTTCGCCCACTCCACCATCGCCTTCATCGACGACCAGCCGGCCGAGCGCGCCGAGGTCAACCACCACCTCCCCGAGGTCCGCTGCTACCCGGCGGAGCAGGTCGCCGAGCTGACCGGCCTGCCCGAGTTCAGCCCCGTCACCACCGCCGACTCCCGCCGCCGGCGGGAGATGTACCAGTCGGGCTTCCGCCGCGAGGCCGCCCGCGAGGAGTACGGCGGCGCCGACGAGGAGTTCCTGCGCACCCTCGGCCTGGTCATGACCATCGGCCGGGCCGCGGAGGCGGACCTCGCCCGGGTCGAGGAACTCACCCTGCGCACCAGCCAGATGAACGCCACCGGGGTCCACTACGGCGACGAGCGGCTGCGGGAACTGCTCGCCGACCCCGGCCACGAGGTCCTCGTCATCTCCCTGCGCGACCGCTTCGGCGACCACGGAGCCGTCGGCATCGTCCTGCTGGAACGCCGCCCCGGCCTCTGGCACCTCAAGCTGCTCGCCACCTCCTGCCGGGTGGTCTCCTTCGGCGCGGGCACCGTCATCCTGCGCTGGCTCATCGGCCAGGCCGCCGCCTCGGGGGTGCACCTGAGCGCCGACTTCCGGCGCACGGAACGCAACCGGATGATGGAGGTCGCCTACCGCTTCGCCGGGTTCACCGGCAGCGACTGCGGCTGCCTGGCGGAGCAGGCGGCCCTGGCCGCCCGGCCCGGCAGCGGCCGAGAGGACATCGAGCTGCTGCACATCGAGCCCGCGCCGCAGGAGCTGCCCACGACCATGCGCGTGGACGCCCCGGACCTGGCCGTCCCGGCCGCCGTGGAGGCCCCCCGTGGCTGA
- a CDS encoding 3-oxoacyl-[acyl-carrier-protein] synthase III C-terminal domain-containing protein, which translates to MSRAPGAGDAIGIGAVHCLLPDVRTPVEELPEFAALAHEEAEFVRGSGIATVGVLEDRTSGDLAAEAVRGLLDGRDGTAPGGRPDTLMLVGPRAPDVLLGSDACRVQAEAKLDGAFAFTVDGLGCTGSSAAWALGRDLLLADPGRQGVVIAHGSRPTGLDRVRFPVTVIGDGAYAMTLVRGGRPVLRSHRMETDGTFHDLFRVDYKQVPYYEWREECQSPDRYRFELAMHSRVRLGRMVDEVLAEAGVDKKGVAATLMQNVTSSAYQFYEALLGLPIHPVCNEHLTRYGHLGAMDVVLNLDRLLAGGELAPGDLVLVLNNSPVAAWAVTLWEV; encoded by the coding sequence ATGAGCCGCGCACCCGGCGCCGGCGACGCCATCGGCATCGGCGCGGTGCACTGCCTCCTCCCGGACGTGCGCACCCCCGTCGAGGAGCTCCCCGAGTTCGCCGCGCTCGCGCACGAGGAGGCCGAGTTCGTCCGGGGCAGCGGCATCGCCACCGTCGGCGTCCTGGAGGACCGCACCTCGGGCGACCTCGCCGCCGAAGCCGTCCGCGGACTGCTCGACGGCCGGGACGGCACCGCCCCCGGCGGCCGGCCGGACACCCTGATGCTGGTGGGCCCGCGCGCCCCCGACGTCCTGCTGGGCTCCGACGCCTGCCGGGTGCAGGCCGAGGCCAAGCTCGACGGCGCGTTCGCGTTCACCGTCGACGGGCTCGGCTGCACCGGCTCCAGCGCGGCCTGGGCCCTCGGCCGGGACCTGCTGCTCGCCGACCCCGGCCGGCAGGGCGTCGTCATCGCCCACGGCAGCCGCCCCACCGGCCTGGACCGGGTCCGCTTCCCGGTCACCGTGATCGGCGACGGCGCCTACGCGATGACCCTGGTGCGCGGCGGACGGCCGGTCCTGCGGTCCCACCGCATGGAGACCGACGGCACCTTCCACGACCTCTTCCGGGTCGACTACAAGCAGGTGCCGTACTACGAGTGGCGCGAGGAGTGCCAGTCTCCGGACCGCTACCGCTTCGAGCTGGCGATGCACAGCCGGGTCCGCCTCGGCCGGATGGTCGACGAGGTCCTCGCCGAGGCGGGCGTCGACAAGAAGGGCGTCGCCGCGACGCTCATGCAGAACGTCACCTCCAGCGCCTACCAGTTCTACGAGGCCCTCCTCGGCCTGCCGATCCACCCCGTCTGCAACGAACACCTCACCCGCTACGGCCACCTGGGCGCGATGGACGTCGTGCTCAACCTGGACCGGCTGCTCGCCGGAGGCGAACTCGCCCCCGGGGACCTGGTCCTCGTACTCAACAACAGCCCGGTCGCCGCCTGGGCCGTGACGCTGTGGGAGGTGTGA
- a CDS encoding acyl-CoA dehydrogenase family protein, which produces MERLATDLVGDRAEGWDTAGRLPLDVLRELGTKGVLCGQVPTSYGGLGLSSTVNGELTAHVGSLCSSVRSVMTSQGMAAWTVERFGAEEQKAVYLHELTSGRLAGVAFSERGAGSDLGAMGTTIRKDGDTVVIDGSKVWVTVGAYADYVVVFGRYEQGAAAVLVPTDAPGVSVERVADPLGCRAAGHADIRLDSVTLPVDSLLGGAGLPVDWLVTSALTFGRVSVAWGCVGILRACLRAACGHAATREQFGSPLAGHQLVARHLAELHVAQEAAARCCEQASRCWDEGRPELVTAAVTAKHLAAGNAARGAATAVQVLASAGARDGGPVARAYRDAKLMEIIEGSNEISQLLLGKHALAVWS; this is translated from the coding sequence CTGGAGCGGCTGGCCACCGACCTCGTCGGCGACCGGGCCGAGGGCTGGGACACGGCCGGCCGGCTGCCGCTGGACGTGCTGCGCGAGCTGGGCACCAAGGGCGTGCTGTGCGGCCAGGTGCCGACCTCGTACGGCGGCCTGGGCCTGAGCAGCACGGTCAACGGCGAGCTCACCGCCCACGTCGGCTCCCTGTGCTCCTCCGTGCGCAGCGTCATGACCTCCCAGGGCATGGCCGCCTGGACGGTCGAGCGGTTCGGCGCGGAGGAGCAGAAGGCCGTCTACCTGCACGAGCTCACCTCGGGCCGGCTGGCCGGCGTCGCCTTCAGCGAGCGGGGCGCCGGCAGCGACCTCGGGGCGATGGGCACGACCATCCGCAAGGACGGCGACACGGTCGTCATCGACGGCAGCAAGGTGTGGGTCACCGTCGGCGCGTACGCGGACTACGTGGTCGTCTTCGGGCGCTACGAGCAGGGCGCCGCGGCCGTGCTCGTCCCCACGGACGCCCCCGGCGTGAGCGTGGAACGGGTGGCCGACCCCCTGGGCTGCCGGGCCGCCGGCCACGCCGACATCCGGCTCGACTCCGTGACGCTGCCCGTCGACAGCCTCCTCGGCGGGGCGGGCCTGCCCGTCGACTGGCTCGTCACCTCGGCCCTGACCTTCGGCCGCGTCTCCGTGGCCTGGGGCTGCGTGGGCATCCTGCGGGCCTGCCTGCGCGCGGCCTGCGGACACGCGGCCACCCGGGAGCAGTTCGGCTCGCCGCTCGCCGGCCACCAACTGGTCGCCCGGCACCTCGCCGAGCTGCACGTCGCCCAGGAGGCCGCCGCGCGCTGCTGCGAGCAGGCGAGCCGCTGCTGGGACGAGGGGCGGCCCGAGCTGGTGACGGCCGCCGTCACCGCGAAGCACCTGGCCGCGGGCAACGCGGCCCGCGGCGCGGCCACGGCCGTGCAGGTGCTGGCCTCGGCCGGCGCCCGCGACGGCGGCCCGGTCGCCCGCGCCTACCGGGACGCGAAGCTCATGGAGATCATCGAGGGCAGCAACGAGATCAGCCAGCTGCTCCTGGGCAAGCACGCCCTGGCGGTGTGGTCATGA
- a CDS encoding acyl carrier protein, whose protein sequence is MSTPTTPADTTEAIRATLSAFLEQRTRTAVGPDVDLFATGLVTSLFAMELLVHVEQSFGVQVGGQDLTLDNFRSVDRMTALVLRLRGGTGE, encoded by the coding sequence ATGAGCACCCCGACGACCCCGGCGGACACCACCGAGGCGATCCGCGCGACCCTCTCCGCCTTCCTGGAGCAGCGCACCCGCACGGCCGTCGGGCCCGACGTGGACCTGTTCGCCACCGGCCTGGTGACCTCCCTGTTCGCCATGGAGCTGCTGGTCCACGTCGAGCAGTCCTTCGGCGTCCAGGTCGGCGGCCAGGACCTCACGCTGGACAACTTCCGCAGCGTGGACCGGATGACCGCGCTCGTCCTGCGGCTGCGGGGTGGTACCGGTGAGTGA
- a CDS encoding 3-hydroxyacyl-CoA dehydrogenase family protein: protein MSDDTAPDGAHAPAHRLAVIGAGVMGTGITTLAVGRGLPVVLVDVDEDILDRARANVANQLRLARMMGKLPRDGATGELVTTTRIEDIAGATAVVEAVTELAPLKAKVLAEASAAVAPGTLLISNTSAVPIDEQADSVLRPEDLAGIHFMNPPYMIHTAELIRGPRTGEAALAAAGRLLADLGQNGVVVGDGPGFVINRILQRMINEAARIVAEGIAPAASVDAAFEGCLGHTTGPLATADLIGLDNVVDSLRVLHERTGDAGYEPCALLLDKVTAGDFGRKTGRGFYEYGGHAS from the coding sequence GTGAGCGACGACACCGCGCCGGACGGCGCGCACGCCCCCGCCCACCGCCTGGCGGTGATCGGCGCCGGCGTCATGGGCACCGGCATCACCACCCTGGCCGTCGGCCGCGGACTGCCCGTGGTGCTGGTGGACGTGGACGAGGACATCCTGGACCGGGCCCGCGCCAACGTCGCCAACCAGCTGCGGCTGGCCCGGATGATGGGCAAGCTGCCCCGCGACGGTGCGACCGGCGAGCTGGTGACCACCACCCGCATCGAGGACATCGCCGGAGCCACGGCCGTGGTCGAGGCGGTCACCGAACTGGCCCCGCTGAAGGCCAAGGTGCTGGCCGAGGCCTCGGCCGCGGTGGCCCCGGGCACGCTGCTGATCTCCAACACCTCCGCCGTCCCCATCGACGAGCAGGCGGACTCGGTGCTGCGGCCCGAGGACCTGGCGGGCATCCACTTCATGAACCCGCCCTACATGATCCACACCGCGGAGCTCATCCGCGGCCCGCGCACCGGCGAGGCCGCGCTCGCCGCGGCGGGCAGGCTGCTGGCCGACCTCGGCCAGAACGGCGTGGTCGTCGGCGACGGGCCCGGCTTCGTGATCAACCGCATCCTGCAACGGATGATCAACGAGGCGGCGCGGATCGTCGCCGAGGGCATCGCCCCCGCCGCCTCCGTCGACGCGGCCTTCGAGGGCTGCCTGGGCCACACCACCGGCCCGCTCGCCACCGCCGACCTGATCGGCCTGGACAACGTGGTGGATTCGCTGCGCGTGCTCCACGAGCGCACCGGAGACGCGGGCTACGAGCCCTGCGCGCTGCTGCTGGACAAGGTCACCGCGGGTGACTTCGGCCGTAAGACCGGCCGTGGATTCTACGAGTACGGAGGACACGCGTCATGA
- a CDS encoding thioester reductase domain-containing protein — protein sequence MTNSTDIAVIGVGLRYPDATTPEEYWRNIDRGVVSMREMSPEQLQAAGVSAEMLADPAFVRVATTLPGVADFASEFFGYPPREADTIDPQQRIFLEAAWEALEAAGHPVRKDGPVVGVFAGSAAGNYSAALLAAKARESGLRAAVDDLELTVGGQADFMTSRAAYKLGLRGPAVSLQTGCSSSLYGVHYATLSLLSGECDIALAGGATVLEPFRGYRHQPGGVLSEDGYCRSFDASSTGTTYSSGVGVVALRRLDDALADGDNVLAVIKGSAVGNDGGDRLGFIAPSPNGVADVIAAALRTADVPAELLRYVEAHGTATPVGDNIELIALTKAFRATTDKSGYCALGSVMSNIGHTGPAAGIAGFIKAVHVARTGKIPPHPTFERPRDPGILDDSPFFVTTGAERTTDADRHVLVNSMGVGGTNAAVVLAAPPEPLRAPAPRRDTVRLVLSARTRAELDQQSRRLADALDEGEFDAADVAHTLRVGRAAFTERRVVTAPAGRLAAALRMPRPPAVRTERSAPRRPVLVLPPADGTPAPLVDALADGLRATLPELADVLTGPAGTLPDGRFPILVGHGEAGRERHLVRLPEREEEVADLLDEALTAAWLHGVEVDWAAAAGRTGRRVALPTYPFTRKRHWALDRLPAFDGPLLPAAPAAAAPTAPATGEAGVLEAELTALWRELFGLDTIGVDDEFGSLGGTSLLSVQMVLEIQQRHGVLINIHRAGGSQATIRRLTTIVHGLKNGAGLGDEEVDPAADGDGALVDADLQIPLEPLAKETAPGRDVLLTGATGYLGAFLLDELLAASKGRVYCVVRAADEAEGMARLQAAARKFDLPEPDAARVHVVPGDLRDIGAVVRAYRGGELATRIGHVLHCAAKVVFTEPYRMLREDNILPLVDLLNWMRPLGIRDVSFISTVAATAPAGADGQLMETREQPLDPQLGGYGVSKWVGERILERADQDGMRVRIFRPGLIMASSKTGACNDKDLIWFLLASGLVVGARPVDDRGMPVSPVDVLARAVAELAVSTRSVGRAYHLVDEISPSLEDLFEALHEAGLPTRTVTLTEWQRLVAVQAKATGSKVLSATALYEMEGHELDEAGVQARGWQPWLRRSGLSPAVTGEQLRAGLAFLAQRAEDIGVLLPELAAAAAGTSADPEEDK from the coding sequence ATGACGAACAGCACTGACATCGCGGTCATCGGCGTCGGCCTGCGCTACCCGGACGCCACCACCCCCGAGGAGTACTGGCGCAACATCGACCGGGGCGTCGTCTCCATGCGGGAGATGTCCCCCGAGCAGCTCCAGGCCGCCGGCGTGAGCGCCGAGATGCTCGCCGACCCCGCCTTCGTACGGGTCGCCACCACGCTCCCCGGCGTCGCGGACTTCGCCTCCGAGTTCTTCGGCTACCCGCCCCGCGAGGCCGACACCATCGACCCCCAGCAGCGGATCTTCCTCGAAGCCGCCTGGGAGGCCCTGGAGGCCGCCGGCCACCCCGTCCGCAAGGACGGCCCGGTCGTCGGCGTCTTCGCGGGCAGCGCCGCCGGCAACTACTCGGCCGCGCTCCTGGCCGCCAAGGCCCGCGAGTCCGGCCTGCGCGCCGCCGTGGACGACCTCGAACTGACCGTGGGCGGCCAGGCCGACTTCATGACCTCCCGCGCCGCCTACAAGCTCGGCCTGCGCGGCCCCGCCGTCAGCCTCCAGACCGGCTGCTCCTCCTCGCTGTACGGCGTCCACTACGCCACCCTCAGCCTGCTCTCCGGAGAGTGCGACATCGCCCTCGCCGGTGGCGCCACCGTGCTGGAGCCCTTCCGCGGCTACCGCCACCAGCCCGGCGGGGTGCTCTCCGAGGACGGCTACTGCCGCTCCTTCGACGCCTCCTCCACGGGCACCACATACAGCTCGGGCGTCGGCGTCGTCGCCCTGCGCCGGCTCGACGACGCCCTGGCGGACGGCGACAACGTCCTGGCCGTGATCAAGGGCAGCGCGGTCGGCAACGACGGCGGCGACCGGCTGGGCTTCATCGCCCCGAGCCCCAACGGCGTCGCCGACGTGATCGCCGCCGCCCTGCGCACCGCCGACGTGCCCGCCGAACTGCTGCGGTACGTCGAGGCGCACGGCACCGCCACGCCGGTCGGCGACAACATCGAACTGATCGCCCTCACCAAGGCGTTCCGCGCCACCACCGACAAGAGCGGCTACTGCGCCCTCGGCTCGGTCATGTCCAACATCGGCCACACCGGACCGGCCGCCGGCATCGCCGGCTTCATCAAGGCCGTCCACGTCGCGCGCACCGGCAAGATCCCGCCGCACCCCACCTTCGAGCGGCCCCGCGACCCGGGCATCCTCGACGACAGCCCGTTCTTCGTCACCACGGGCGCCGAGCGGACCACCGACGCCGACCGGCACGTACTGGTCAACTCGATGGGCGTCGGCGGCACCAACGCCGCCGTGGTCCTGGCCGCCCCGCCGGAGCCGCTCCGCGCCCCCGCCCCCCGCCGCGACACCGTACGGCTCGTCCTGTCGGCCCGTACCCGCGCCGAGCTGGACCAGCAGTCCCGCCGGCTGGCCGACGCCCTCGACGAGGGCGAGTTCGACGCCGCCGACGTCGCGCACACCCTGCGCGTCGGCCGCGCCGCCTTCACCGAGCGCCGCGTGGTCACCGCCCCGGCCGGCCGGCTGGCCGCCGCCCTGCGGATGCCGCGGCCTCCGGCCGTACGGACCGAGCGGTCCGCCCCGCGCCGCCCGGTGCTCGTCCTGCCGCCGGCCGACGGGACGCCCGCGCCGCTGGTCGACGCGCTGGCCGACGGGCTGCGTGCGACGCTGCCCGAGCTGGCCGACGTGCTGACCGGACCGGCCGGGACCCTGCCCGACGGACGCTTCCCGATCCTCGTCGGCCACGGAGAAGCGGGCCGCGAGCGCCACCTCGTCCGCCTCCCCGAGCGGGAGGAGGAGGTCGCCGACCTCCTCGACGAGGCCCTCACCGCCGCCTGGCTGCACGGCGTCGAGGTCGACTGGGCCGCCGCCGCGGGCCGCACCGGCCGCCGCGTCGCACTGCCCACCTACCCCTTCACCCGCAAGCGGCACTGGGCCCTGGACCGGCTGCCGGCCTTCGACGGCCCGCTCCTGCCCGCCGCCCCGGCCGCGGCCGCCCCCACCGCGCCCGCCACCGGGGAGGCCGGCGTCCTCGAAGCCGAGCTGACCGCCCTGTGGCGGGAGCTGTTCGGCCTGGACACCATCGGCGTCGACGACGAGTTCGGCTCCCTCGGCGGCACCTCCCTGCTGTCGGTCCAGATGGTCCTGGAGATCCAGCAGCGCCACGGCGTACTGATCAACATCCACCGCGCCGGCGGCAGCCAGGCCACCATCCGCCGCCTCACCACCATCGTGCACGGGCTCAAGAACGGTGCCGGGCTCGGCGACGAGGAGGTCGACCCGGCGGCCGACGGCGACGGCGCCCTGGTCGACGCGGACCTCCAGATCCCGCTGGAGCCGCTGGCCAAGGAGACCGCGCCGGGCCGCGACGTCCTGCTCACCGGCGCCACCGGCTACCTCGGCGCCTTCCTCCTCGACGAGCTGCTCGCCGCCTCCAAGGGGCGCGTCTACTGCGTCGTACGGGCCGCCGACGAGGCCGAGGGCATGGCACGGCTCCAGGCCGCCGCCCGCAAGTTCGACCTGCCGGAGCCGGACGCCGCGCGCGTGCACGTGGTCCCCGGCGACCTGCGCGACATCGGCGCCGTGGTCCGCGCCTACCGCGGCGGCGAACTCGCCACCCGCATCGGCCACGTGCTGCACTGCGCGGCCAAGGTCGTCTTCACCGAGCCCTACCGGATGCTGCGCGAGGACAACATCCTCCCGCTGGTCGACCTCCTCAACTGGATGCGCCCGCTCGGCATCCGCGACGTCAGCTTCATCTCCACCGTCGCCGCCACCGCCCCCGCCGGAGCGGACGGGCAGCTCATGGAGACCCGCGAACAGCCCCTGGACCCCCAGCTCGGCGGCTACGGCGTCAGCAAGTGGGTCGGCGAGCGCATCCTGGAGCGCGCGGACCAGGACGGCATGCGCGTCCGGATCTTCCGGCCCGGCCTGATCATGGCCTCCAGCAAGACCGGCGCCTGCAACGACAAGGACCTCATCTGGTTCCTGCTCGCCAGCGGCCTGGTCGTCGGGGCCCGCCCGGTCGACGACCGCGGCATGCCCGTCTCCCCGGTGGACGTCCTGGCCCGCGCGGTGGCCGAACTGGCCGTGTCCACCCGCTCCGTGGGACGCGCCTACCACCTGGTCGACGAGATCTCGCCCAGCCTGGAGGACCTCTTCGAGGCCCTCCACGAGGCCGGCCTGCCCACCCGCACCGTCACGCTGACCGAATGGCAGCGGCTGGTCGCGGTACAGGCCAAGGCCACCGGCAGCAAGGTCCTCTCCGCCACCGCCCTCTACGAGATGGAGGGCCACGAGCTCGACGAGGCCGGCGTACAGGCCCGGGGCTGGCAGCCGTGGCTGCGCCGCAGCGGACTCTCCCCGGCCGTCACCGGCGAGCAGCTGCGAGCCGGTCTGGCCTTCCTGGCGCAGCGGGCCGAGGACATCGGCGTCCTGCTGCCCGAACTCGCGGCCGCCGCCGCGGGCACGTCCGCGGACCCCGAGGAGGACAAGTGA
- a CDS encoding acyl carrier protein translates to MNNTVADSTQAPTEADLLPRVRQAWAEVLDLDTADEVPEDVNFLEAGGSSLLLIMLWEELHPLTSRTLKVSDLFQHSTVRAQAALLADPAGADAALAELGARNRGGLLGRARREQLVSE, encoded by the coding sequence GTGAACAACACCGTGGCCGACAGCACCCAGGCCCCGACCGAGGCCGACCTCCTCCCGCGCGTGCGCCAGGCCTGGGCCGAGGTGCTCGACCTGGACACCGCCGACGAGGTCCCCGAGGACGTCAACTTCCTCGAAGCGGGCGGCAGTTCACTGCTGCTCATCATGCTCTGGGAGGAGCTCCACCCGCTGACCTCCCGCACGCTGAAGGTCTCCGACCTGTTCCAGCACAGCACCGTCCGGGCGCAGGCCGCCCTGCTCGCCGACCCCGCCGGCGCGGACGCCGCACTCGCGGAGCTGGGCGCCCGCAACCGCGGCGGCCTGCTCGGCCGTGCCCGCCGCGAACAGCTCGTATCCGAGTAA